One Rhinoraja longicauda isolate Sanriku21f chromosome 19, sRhiLon1.1, whole genome shotgun sequence genomic window, aacgcccatcatatgttaacgcCCATCACCAACCCCACGCTCCACAGGTTCAATAACATTAACCCCTTTCCCCATCCACATCTCCACAGTAACTGAATCTCAGTAGCTGATTCCTGCTGATCACTGCACTAGTTAATGATcacaaatggaaaataaaaacattGTTAATTATTTTCATGAACATGCGTATTAATTTTTGATGTTGTTTAAACAATCTCCTCCTACCCCCATTGATTGATTTTGAAACGCCCGATGTGATTGTGAGTGTTCGCATTTTTAGATTTGAAAAAGTGAAATAATGAATACCAGACATAATCCTTTACAATAAAGACTTTTTTCGTCAAGTAAAACCTGGAAATGTTTTGTTTGTAGAACCCGATCTTTGTTGCCTCTGGTCATGAGGTCGTTGATTGTGGGCACTGAAGGGGAGTCCAGGGCGCTGGATCGTTCCCAGCAGTTcccaggtcggcacggtggcgcagcggtggagttgccgcctgacagcgcctgagacccgggttccatcctgactgcgggtcctgtctgttcggagtttgtccgcccccccgtgacctgcgtgtgtttcctccgagatcttcggtttcctcccacattccagtgacttacagctttgcaggttaattgggttggtataaaatgtaaatttgtccccagtgtgtctcgaatagtgttaacgtgcggggatcgctggtcggtgcgaactcgatgggccgaaggggctgtttccgtgctgtatctctaaactaaactatctgaatggatggatggaggtcTGGAGTACTGTTTTGATGAACGGTCAGTGGCCTAAAGGATTAGGTCTGTATCTCTCCCACTCtcagcagatgctgtctgaccagttgaGCATTGATTGCACTTTCTGGTTTTACATCAGATTTCTGACATCCGCATGTTTTGTGGTTTGCTTTTCATGCATGGTGGGcataggtcatgaggtcataagtgatagaagccgaattaaagatacactaaactaatgcttggcctgtttccacattgtacctaAACTAACAACAGAGGTGTCACAATCAAATCACAACGCTTGCTGACTACCTCGCCAGTTTCACGGGTTTTCTAAGACAACGAGTTAGAAACTTGAAGCCGCTCTTCACCTGCTGTCTGAACTTGCTTTGGGTCATTGCGTAGATACAGGTGTTGGCACAACAGCTGACCCGAATGAGTAAGATTCCGACCTCATTGGCGACGTTCCAGGGGTTTGTGAAATCCGAGGACGCGAAATTGATGGTGGCTCGTGTGGAGATCCAACTCACCGTTGGCGTGGTCCAGAGTAATATGGAGGTGCCGGACACGGTGAAGAGCAACACGATGGACTTGCGCCGATTCTCCGTTTCAGTGTCCTTACATTCCTGCGACTTCAGGCGCCGGCGGACCCTGCTGGCCGCTACGATGTTGTTGATGGTCAGCCCGTTCAGGAGGACGATGAGGCCGAAGGGGAGTAAGGAGACGGAGATGCTGCACATCCAGGTGGAAGCTACCCACCACATGGAGGTGAAGTAGTCATGTTTGGGCCGGCACCCCCAGTCGACACTGCCTATAGTGAAGCGTGGCTCGTACAGGACGTGAAAGGGAACGTACTTTAAGCAGCTGAACAGGCCCATGAACGCAATGACCGCGGCGGCCGTCCTATCCGTGCAATAGACGAGCCTCAGCCTCggacagcaaatgctgacaaaacggtcaaaagtGAAGGACACTGTTAACCAGATGGAGTAGTCCATGCTGGCGATCCGCAAGTGAACATGTGAAGGGCAGATCGTGCTGAGGGCGAGGAAGGAGTTGGGTAAATAGTAAAGGAAGATTTCTCTGAGCAACACGTGAGAGATGACCACCAGCAGGTCGGACATTGCCATCGCTACCATGTAGAGGGTGAttcctttggtgagaccgcattttccCCGACATAGGATCACAGacgtcagcacgttcgctggtGAAAGAACAAAGCACAAAGAAATGATCAATTGctgagtggaagagagggggcagagatagCATTAGAAGCaacgacatagaaaataggttctggtgtaggccattcggcccttcgagccagcaccgccattcaacatgaccatggctcgtcatccaaaatcaataccccgttcctgctttctccccgttagccccaagagctcaatctaactctctcttgaaaacatccagtgaattggcctccactgccttctgtggcagaaaattccacagattcacaactctctggatgatttttttctcctcatctcagtcttaaatggacgaccccttattcttaaactgtgactcctgtttctggactcccccaacatcgggaacatttttcctgcattgagtgtgtccaatccgttaagggttttatatgtttctataagatcccctctcatccttaaatTCTAATTataacaagcccagtcgacccattctttcatcatatgtcagtcccgccatctcgggaattgacctggtgaacctacgctgcacccccccAATAGAAATAATGACCTTCCTCAACATCATTGAAGAGGAACCATTGCAGATAAtaatacagaacagtacagcacagaaacagtcacaTCGGTTCACAATGTCCGCGCCGAGAATTTTGACATGAGAAACTAATCGCTtctttagacttgagactttaaagatacagcgtggaaacaggcgcttcggtcctctaagttcgcgccgaccagcgctcactccatacactagttcgatcctgCATActtggtacaatttacaatttacagaagtcacttaatcagtctgaagaagggtctcgatcagaaacgtcgcctattccttcccttcagagattctgcctgccctctgagttactccagcattttgtgtctaacctgcaaacctgtatgtctttggagcgtgggtggaaaccggagcacccggagaaaccccacgtgttcACAAGGATAACGGGTgctttcagacagcacctgtagtcgggatccaacaccggtctccggtgctgtaaggcagtgacactatcgctgcgccaccgtgcggccactCTTGCCTGCACACGAGCCATTCTCTGCATTTCAGCGCGTCTCACCCAtgtcagcgcgtt contains:
- the LOC144602954 gene encoding putative G-protein coupled receptor 139 gives rise to the protein MWRAPILYMKEISYPILVVLGIPSNVLTSVILCRGKCGLTKGITLYMVAMAMSDLLVVISHVLLREIFLYYLPNSFLALSTICPSHVHLRIASMDYSIWLTVSFTFDRFVSICCPRLRLVYCTDRTAAAVIAFMGLFSCLKYVPFHVLYEPRFTIGSVDWGCRPKHDYFTSMWWVASTWMCSISVSLLPFGLIVLLNGLTINNIVAASRVRRRLKSQECKDTETENRRKSIVLLFTVSGTSILLWTTPTVSWISTRATINFASSDFTNPWNVANEVGILLIRVSCCANTCIYAMTQSKFRQQVKSGFKFLTRCLRKPVKLAR